The nucleotide window CGGCCAGGACAATGTCGCTGTGGCAGAATAAGGGATTGTCTGACAGAAGGGGTGAACATGGTTGAAGTGGGTGAAAGTGGGATTCATGGCGTAGGGCTGTTTGCCAGTCAGGCCATTGCCGAGGGTACAGTGATTGGCGTGGTTGAGGGCAGCTATACCCGACGGGATGGGCCGCATGTGCTATGGCTGGATGACTCGACCGGCATCAGGGTGCTCAATGAAATGCGCTATATCAACCATTCGATGACGCCCAATGCGATTTATTATGACGATCTAACGGTTGTCGCGCTGCGCGATATTGCACCCGGCGAGGAAATAACGCATCACTATGGCGATGATTGGCAGTGAGCGTCACAGGGGTTGACAGCAGTATGGCTTTTATCTAACGCTATGCGACGCGAGAAATATTGCGAAACACTAACTGGGATTGATGGCGGCGAGAAGTCGCGCGCATGTGAGGGAAGAAAAAATGAAGGTCGCGGTTATTGCGTGCACACTGTCCGTGTTGTTTGCCGCAAACGTTATGGCGGAAACTGCGCTGCAAAATGATGACAGTCAGCGCAAATATGAACGTAAGGTACAGATGGAGCTGGCAGATATCGGCATGGAAAGCCGCCGAGTGACATCGCCAATCATATACTGCTCTACGGATGATCAACGCTGTTCACCGCGAGGAATCTGGACCTTTGAGGTAAACAAAGCCCTGGAAGCCAAAGCTGCGGCTGAATTGCTGGAGCGTCTGGCGGGCAAGCGCTACGATTTGTTGGCCATCAAATCCGATTCGATCAGCATCACCAGTTT belongs to Gammaproteobacteria bacterium and includes:
- a CDS encoding SET domain-containing protein, whose product is MVEVGESGIHGVGLFASQAIAEGTVIGVVEGSYTRRDGPHVLWLDDSTGIRVLNEMRYINHSMTPNAIYYDDLTVVALRDIAPGEEITHHYGDDWQ